Below is a window of Prosthecochloris sp. GSB1 DNA.
GTTTCGAGAGCTGGTCGAGGTCTTCCTGCAGCAGCGCCGTGCTGCAGCTCGGCGCGACCACGATCATCTCCGGATGGTAATGCTCCTCGACCTGCTGGAGCGTTGCCGGCAGGCGGGACACGCCCCTGGCGAGGTCCTGCCCCCTGACCACGCTGATGGAAAGCTGCGGAAAATCCGGCGTTCTTTCCAGCATGGTGTAGGTCGCGGTGATATAGTCGTCTCCCTGAGGGGCGTGATACACCGTATGCACGTTCTTCATACTGTTGGTGATGCGGCTGATCCCGTGAAGAGCCGTTCCCTCATAGAGCCAGAAAGCTAAACGCATGCTTTGAAGTCTTTAAGTTCTGTTCCTTTATATCCTCTCCCTGTTCCCTTTCGGGACCCGAAAAATCCGGCAGCGGCCTTGCAGGGGCCTCACTCCGCGCTCGGCATCACGCCTTTCAGCCACACCGACTCGTCGAAGGCCGGCAGATGCGCCCGCCGCTGGATCGGCGAGACGAAAAGGTTGGCCAGCGTGAACACGCCTGACCAACTGTGGATCGGCATGAGCGTGAACTCCATGCTCCACTTGACGATGAAGCCGTTGCCGACGAACGGGTTGGCGGTCATCAGCGACGTGACGATCATATCGGGTTCGGTGCGCTTGATCTCCTCGAGCTGCCGGTGGAAGTTGGGCTGCTCGACGACCCGCACCCCTTCGAGGGCTTCGAGTTCGCGCGCGTGAAACTTCTTGTTTATATAGGCGCTGCTGCACTCGACAACGTCGGCTCCCGCGTTCTTGAGGAAACGGCCGAGCGGCAGCTCCATCATGGTATCGGCCGTCAGGAACACCTTCTTGTCCTTCAGGACGGCACACTGTTCGGCGATCCTGTCCCACGCGGCCTGCTCCCTTTCGCGAAGATCGACCGTAATGTCGAACATCGCGGCGAGGTCTTCCCAGAACACCCTGGTGCCCGTCGGCCCAAAGGGAAAGAGCGAACGAAGGACCTTCGATCCCCGCTCCCTGTTGAGACGCGAAACGACTCCGGCGAGATAGGGCTGGATCGGCGCGAGCACCGTATCGGGCCCGATGGCCGGAAGCTTGTCGAAACGGCTCTCGGGCAGGAATCCCCCTACCTTGATGCCGAGTTCCTCGGCTTCGGAACGCAGGTCGTCGGCGATGGAATCGTTGACCGAACCGACGAAGACGACGCTTTTCTCACCCGCGGGCGCCTGAGGACAGAACGGTTCGAGCGCGCGCAACACCGAATCCTCGGCCTGCGTAAAGTTGAAGACAAGGCCGCTGGCGGGCACGAACAGCACCGGCACGTCGGGGGTGCTGAGCGAGTGGGCGAGCCCCTTGAAATCGACTTTCATGACCTCGGGCGTACACGAGGAAAGCAGGAAGATCACCGAGGGATGGTGGTCGGCCTTGATTTCCGCGATCACGTCCTCGAGTTTCGGGTCCTGTCGCGACAGGTCGCCCTCCTCGAGCATGGCGATGCCGAACCTCGGCTTGGCGAACACCATCATGCCCAGCGCGTTCTGCAGAAAGTGCGCGCAGGTGTGGGTGCCGAGAATGAGGAAAAAGCTGTCTTTTATCTTCTGGTAGAGCCAGCCGACACAGGCAAGGCCGCAAAAACTGTGGGTAACGTTGTCTTCCTTGGTAATCTGGGCACAGCCCGGAACTGAAGTCATGAAGTTCTTCCTCCTGAAATTATCGGCCGCAGCACAGAGCGCTGTCCTGCCTGAGATTCTGAACCGTTCAACCGGAAATATTCAAGAAGTGAAGATACGAATAATAGGCACAAATGAAAACCGCCGAACCGCCCCGAAAAAGCGCTCCGGCTGGGCTGATGGTGAGGGCTGGGAGGCAATGCGAACGCGGGCAGGCGGATTACTGCAAGAACCCATCTGCGGACAGGGCTTTGCGATCCAAGGCGCTTGGTTTTTCAGGCAGTTATGACGAAATTCTTAAGGAATATGGGAACAAGATCATTACGCGTAAAAAGTATATGCGCATACCACATAAGCCTTGTAAATCCTTTTTATTTCAAGATGATTCGTCCTCGTTTCGTGGCCCAATTCTTTGAGGGTGTACATTGCTTGTCGGAAGTTCTTACATGGACAGGAAATTGCATGATTGAGGGTATTTCTTGTGATGTTCGCGCACCAAGCCCCGTACCAGCATGGATATCTGATTCTCTTGGAAAACTGGAACCACCGCTCAACAAGATGTGGAACAAAGATCCATTTTGGCCTATTAGTGGTTGGGGTATGATCAATTCAACCCGCTCCGTCACCATTTATGCTTTGGGAATGGAAATAGTAGATAGCCCACCCATTTCAGATGATAATTTGTTGAAATTTGATAAGGCTGTTTCGCGCTGGATGGTTCTGTTTGGAGATTGGCTCGCTGTATTGTCAGGGGGACCAACATCATTCGAAACAAGGGAGTCCAGCATGAAATGGGTGTCGGAAGATCTTGACCATGCCCTTGATTATGCTTGTTACTATGCCGGTGAAATCTGGGAACCGAAACCTATTACCATGTGGCAATGGAATCACGCTTTCCAACATACAATAAATGACAATGAACCTCCTATTGCACTTAAACTACTGCAGCTCGCCACCCGAGATGCGGTGAGAGCGGATAGCCGAAACGCAGTTATTCATGCAGCAACTGCTGCTGAATGTGCACTTACGAAAGGTTTGTTTTGCCATCTTTTGCAAAACCATTCATCTGAAGAGACTAATAAGCTCCTGAATAAAAATCGAATGTTAGGCAACCGCTTGCAACTCGCAAAAAAGCTTGGATTGCAGGTTCCCACTGATGCAAAGCAGTCATTGCTTGAGCCCCGAAATTACGCGGTGCATTCAGGGCAATTAATCAGCACCGATCAGGCATGGAAAGCAGTTTCAACTGCAACAACGATAGTAGATACCTTTGACCCTCTTCCGGATCATTGCCAAGAACCGATGCCTTACGCTAATGAAAAATTTTAGAATCGAAGCAAAAAAGAAAACCGTCTAACAAAAAAATGGCGCTGAGCACAAAAGCCGAGCCGATTTTTCGAAAATTGTCAGCGGTGGCACTTGTGCCAGCTCATTTTATGCGCTCCGGCTGAAGACAACTATAAAGGGTTAAAATGGAAATAATCATTGGAATCATCATAATCTATGTGATTTATCGGGTAGTTAAGAGTTCGTCCATATACAAAAAGCCCTTGGTTAAACCTGAAGTTACTGTTCGATTTGAGGTCTCTGGATCAGCTGACTATGGTGATACCGAGCGACATGAACGACTTAGTGATAAACCAGGGAAGTGGTATAGTGCAGGTCAGGAGGTCAGTGTGCAGGGCTACAACATTACAGGAGGCCTGATTTATGTTGGCGAAACGTTGTTGGACACCAGTGGTTATGACAACGACGCCTGTCTTATTAATCCCAAACTCAAAGTCTCACCGGCGGAGCCTTGGGATGGCGATGATGAAATGAGTTACTGGCCACAGTTCGCTCGGATTTCGCCAAGATGCCGTGGAGCTTACTTAAAATGGTTGGCAGATGGGCGTTCTGAACCTGAAGCCAATATTGGTTACATATTCCTGTTTTTTTATGGGCTTGAGAGGCGGTTATTCGTTGACGGCCAAAAAGGGGATCTTCCTGCTGGCGAGAGGGCCGAAATAGTTCAAGAGGTCAATCGTCTGCTTAAGATTTACGGCGGAAACCGTTCTTTTCGTGGTTATGCAAGCAACCTCCTTGCTATGGAATGGGTACTATATCAGAGCGATAACCCAATCCCTAATTACCTTAATTTTAATGACAGATATTGTTCGAAGCCATTTCAAGTTGTTTTGGCCAAATATATCGCAGCAGGAAAACCAATTCCTCCTGATGTAGTCCGCCAATGGGTAACCCTCCATCCAGAATATGGATTGAGAACACCG
It encodes the following:
- the bchN gene encoding ferredoxin:protochlorophyllide reductase (ATP-dependent) subunit N, with the protein product MTSVPGCAQITKEDNVTHSFCGLACVGWLYQKIKDSFFLILGTHTCAHFLQNALGMMVFAKPRFGIAMLEEGDLSRQDPKLEDVIAEIKADHHPSVIFLLSSCTPEVMKVDFKGLAHSLSTPDVPVLFVPASGLVFNFTQAEDSVLRALEPFCPQAPAGEKSVVFVGSVNDSIADDLRSEAEELGIKVGGFLPESRFDKLPAIGPDTVLAPIQPYLAGVVSRLNRERGSKVLRSLFPFGPTGTRVFWEDLAAMFDITVDLREREQAAWDRIAEQCAVLKDKKVFLTADTMMELPLGRFLKNAGADVVECSSAYINKKFHARELEALEGVRVVEQPNFHRQLEEIKRTEPDMIVTSLMTANPFVGNGFIVKWSMEFTLMPIHSWSGVFTLANLFVSPIQRRAHLPAFDESVWLKGVMPSAE